From a region of the Saccharomycodes ludwigii strain NBRC 1722 chromosome VII, whole genome shotgun sequence genome:
- a CDS encoding uncharacterized protein (similar to Saccharomyces cerevisiae YGL073W | HSF1 | Heat Shock transcription Factor) produces MKMDFSSTKEFSRADVCNFIAILSQIINHSIEFRPEFTRKNEKADKSKKQYILPVLISDPLKLSGGCLPKFVIELYKENICKLNAKSIYEQDYYLLNEYHSKKIYMNRQLSVSEYGKLHKVATACFYTLYKCVLDYNEMEGCSEKRYIKINKYIDAAPYDTNFLNTSPQTIFKSKNGFQNDTLNNKFQEQLFLTENRFSRIFKSFVGVTFKEYENFCFQTLKENHAVLKPYIDVISELNCISDHNIWKELADELLDSNNFKNNNDISDYSNVTHGVNAVINIDDNICPINHGVLNITEFTTNNVRTGDNCNILLPQTFSLQNYTSFSDNKSRKNTKIRKKLLLKKIPKLQPEFLIEYKYHLAWPNINSKIEKLKAADSEHHESKFKTHSYGPKVYIDLTGSDTFGRRDINTNNKVQNTAPYKTTYLSVNDVISNKFRESSRHVANITENLVATNSINHGEWISESNISVKNGTSDDKINNEASDDKINNGASDDKINNRAYYNYNRDSSDFFPVSNVKNTHEYAPYTYCNSVNYHQQQLNDLDFQASYKSFCLGCKGAKVYHENYEKDDNNYRAIATENPNNHGLENTTIVPPNLVSRGKYVSNYFVSKTTSDVIREMLSNKEKQ; encoded by the coding sequence ATGAAAATGGATTTTTCCTCAACAAAAGAATTCTCACGGGCTGACGTCTGCAATTTTATAGCTATCTTGTCGCAAATTATTAACCATTCCATAGAGTTTAGACCTGAGTTTACTaggaaaaatgaaaaagccgataaatcaaaaaagcAGTATATTTTACCTGTGCTGATATCAGACCCTTTGAAATTATCTGGTGGTTGTTTACctaaatttgttattgaGCTATACAAAGAGAATATATGCAAGTTAAATGCCAAAAGCATTTATGAACAAGACTACTATCTGTTAAATGAATACcattctaaaaaaatatacatgaACAGACAGTTGTCTGTTTCAGAGTACGGTAAATTACATAAAGTGGCGACAGCATGCTTCTACACACTTTACAAATGTGTTTTAGATTATAATGAAATGGAAGGATGTAGCGAAAAAAGGTATATCAAGattaacaaatatattgatGCTGCACCCTATGATACCAACTTTCTTAATACCTCCCCTCAAACTATCTTTAAATCCAAAAATGGGTTCCAGAATGACACTTTGAACAATAAATTCCAAGAACAGTTATTCTTGACCGAAAATAGGTTTTCTCgtatatttaaatcattTGTTGGTGTGACTTTTAAAGAATACGAaaacttttgttttcaaacACTAAAAGAAAACCATGCGGTTTTAAAGCCTTATATTGATGTTATATCTGAGCTTAACTGTATATCTGATCATAATATTTGGAAAGAGCTAGCAGATGAACTTTTAgatagtaataattttaaaaacaacaatgacATCAGCGATTATTCTAATGTAACTCATGGTGTGAATgctgttattaatattgatgataatatttgtcCAATAAATCATggtgttttaaatataacagAATTCACCACTAATAACGTAAGAACAGGTGATAATTGTAACATTTTATTACCGCAAACTTTCTCGTTACAAAATTACACTAGTTTTAGTGATAACAAAAGTAggaaaaatacaaaaataagaaagaaactactattaaaaaaaataccaaagCTACAGCCAGAGTTTTTAATAGAATATAAGTATCATCTGGCGTGGCCAAATATTAATAgcaaaatagaaaaattaaaagctGCTGACTCAGAACACCATGAatctaaatttaaaacgCACTCATATGGGCCAAAGGTTTATATAGATTTGACAGGTAGTGATACCTTCGGCAGAAGGGATATTAATACAAACAATAAAGTTCAAAACACAGCACCATATAAAACTACATACTTAAGCGTAAATGATGTCATTAGTAATAAATTTCGAGAATCCTCAAGACATGTGGCAAATATTACAGAAAATTTAGTCGCTACTAACTCTATAAATCATGGGGAATGGATTTCGGAGAGTAATATTAGTGTAAAAAATGGGACGAGtgatgataaaataaataatgagGCGAGtgatgataaaataaataatgggGCGAGtgatgataaaataaataatagggcttattataattataatagaGATTCTTCAGACTTTTTCCCAGTCtcaaatgttaaaaatacGCACGAATACGCCCCTTATACTTATTGCAATAGTGTTAACTACCACCAACAGCAACTAAATGATTTAGATTTCCAAGCATCCTACAAATCCTTTTGCCTAGGTTGCAAAGGAGCAAAAGTATACCACGAAAATTATGAAAAGGATGATAATAACTATAGAGCGATTGCTACAGAAAATCCTAACAATCACGGTTTGGAAAATACAACAATAGTTCCGCCAAATTTGGTATCTCGTGGCAAATATGTTTCGAATTATTTTGTAAGCAAAACTACATCTGATGTAATTAGAGAAATGCTGTCTAACAAGGaaaagcaataa
- a CDS encoding class I SAM-dependent methyltransferase (similar to Saccharomyces cerevisiae YHR209W | CRG1 | Cantharidin Resistance Gene), whose amino-acid sequence MSVYKDQKFDSQYYQDNRPTYPESLYKEIFSYHKGERETAVDVGCGTGISTFPLLKYFDHVIGTDPSTKMLEPANDLKEDFEKKNTEKTIKFSCSKAETLSSVIPADSVDLVTCAEAIQWIDTEKFIKEAYKVLKTNGTLAIWNYMSPSFIDYPKANEIYEKFVFDDERYLGPCWPQPGKSTFQNFCKDIKVPADMFSDVIRVDYVPMKNNEKTAFQIARDDYTIADFRKNISSWSICHIWQQRYGSEGKDIADIFVNELKEEFGWTDDTKLRVEWGTFYILARK is encoded by the coding sequence atgTCTGTATATAAAGATCAGAAGTTTGATTCGCAATATTATCAGGATAATAGACCAACATATCCTGAATCTTTGtataaagaaattttttcttatcaTAAGGGTGAAAGAGAAACTGCAGTCGACGTTGGCTGTGGTACAGGTATCAGTACCTTTCCCTTATTGAAGTACTTTGATCATGTTATTGGGACTGACCCTTCAACTAAAATGTTGGAGCCGGCCAATGATTTGAAAGAGgactttgaaaaaaaaaatactgaaaaaactataaaattTTCGTGTTCTAAAGCCGAAACCTTGAGCTCTGTTATTCCAGCAGACTCAGTTGATTTGGTAACTTGTGCAGAAGCCATTCAATGGATTGATACagaaaagtttattaaGGAGGCTtataaagttttgaaaactaATGGTACATTGGCTATTTGGAATTATATGTCACCAAGCTTTATTGATTATCCAAAGGCAAATGAAATCtatgaaaaatttgtttttgatgACGAAAGATATTTAGGTCCATGTTGGCCGCAACCCGGTAAATCTActttccaaaatttttgCAAAGATATTAAAGTTCCAGCCGATATGTTTTCAGATGTAATTAGAGTTGATTATGTcccaatgaaaaataatgaaaaaaccGCCTTTCAAATTGCTAGAGACGACTATACTATAGCtgattttagaaaaaatatttctagTTGGAGTATCTGTCATATTTGGCAACAAAGGTATGGATCAGAAGGTAAAGACATCGCTGATATTTTTGTCAATGAGTTGAAAGAAGAATTTGGCTGGACTGATGATACGAAGTTGAGAGTTGAATGGGGgacattttatattttagccagaaaataa
- a CDS encoding glucosamine-6-phosphate deaminase (similar to Saccharomyces cerevisiae YNR034W | SOL1 | Suppressor Of Los1-1 (paralog of YCR073W-A | SOL2)) translates to MIKVNEFFTAELGSDYVAKFIANKINEFQPNETKPFVLGLPTGSSPEGVYRKLIELNNLKKVSFQHVVTFNMDEYCGLSPSDEQSYHHFMHTKFFDHVDIKPENIHILNGLSKNRAEECANYEKMIAKYGPFQIFMGGIGKEGHIAFNESGSSRNSKTREIQLAQSTIEANSRFFNNDISKVPKSALTVGISTILDNSKEVIILAFGTSKADVVSKTINDNIDSKTPSTFLREHPNVTLVVDKSSALLLHKK, encoded by the coding sequence ATGATTAAAGTTAATGAATTTTTCACAGCAGAATTAGGCTCAGACTATGTTGCTAAATTTATTGCCAACAAAATCAACGAATTCCAACCAAATGAAACCAAACCGTTTGTGTTAGGTTTACCGACTGGATCTTCGCCTGAAGGTGTTTACCGGAAGTTAATTGAGTtgaacaatttaaaaaaagtttcctTTCAACACGTGGTAACATTCAACATGGATGAATATTGCGGGCTATCCCCAAGCGATGAACAATCGTACCATCATTTTATGCATACAAAGTTTTTCGATCATGTTGATATCAAGCCTGAAAACattcatattttaaatgGGTTAAGCAAAAATCGTGCTGAAGAATGTGCTAACTATGAAAAGATGATTGCTAAATATGGCCcctttcaaatttttatgGGTGGTATAGGGAAAGAAGGCCACATAGCCTTTAATGAATCTGGCTCCAGCAGAAACTCTAAAACTCGTGAAATTCAATTGGCTCAATCCACCATTGAAGCCAACTCTCGATTTTTCAACAACGATATATCTAAAGTGCCAAAATCTGCATTGACTGTGGGTATTTCTACTATTCTAGACAATTCAAAAGAAGTCATTATTTTAGCATTTGGAACATCAAAGGCCGATGTTGTTTCCAAAACCATAAATGACAACATAGATTCTAAAACACCAAGCACTTTTTTAAGGGAACATCCAAATGTTACCTTGGTTGTTGACAAATCTTCTGCTTTATTGctacataaaaaataa
- a CDS encoding conserved putative glycoside hydrolase has product MSKIYPNIIHSIDTLSSSENNGHTNRMYKNEQEIIDTVGKLFLTGFDGTEVTNEAKLLITKYRVSSMILSGKNFINASQTKKLLKDLQTLAFNSGYKYPLIFCIDEEGGMLNSLFDKKYLTQFPGAMALASTGSEEVVYQVYKKLAIELKSIGFSMYLGPVLDVLKNINPLQQQMIGVRSFGYDPAVVTKFGKAAAKAFKDTGMFNCGKHFPGYGSATVNSNVELPMVLENTEQLLNFNLVPYKNLIDEDLLDSVLVGGCAVPRINGNAIHACLSPTIVNNLVRETLNFEGVIVSECLLMEALDRTFGVVQGCISAFSVGCNLVMLCSNFKIQEEAMNALKSVIADNILEKKVVEDSVAKIENLQKKLPSWSEVLNLKDLSSKTLKEDRLLSKLAYEKSIAIVRDNGIPITNFLKPGLETENTILLLTPLITPLYETIDENGNRSHINSNGMHKDLRYGEDVFVELGRQLAAYKEGYKVLHQSYNSNGLTTFHEELILKSKVVLFVSAETTRNLYQVGVAKHVFILCNQTRARNKAAQMIIISVSSPLDFLYDINFGTTPTGYICLYDYTKNALSNLPHVLFGDLKPTGKIPGISMSNGKLGTLDMQRNKDTDKKGKNSWLVETFNFSRDWDKLITLLKNNNIVDYSASDISLKNWENFFKTENQALTCFVIRNTSSNSILGISVTWISTDFEDIKSCIGNILLLLVDKNKRGISIGSHLYTRTMKYFFDECSCFKVYLCGEFPKLYIKNDLLLEATEENRSSLNFFGSFSWDFDLFKKRGNENNSVIRRDIYRDMRYLLKLDDVSSWKVSENLVRQLQVVGIMFDICKNPEEIIRCYKNKHVLKSAPVAENYELYLEIYQSLLSDDNEYLADGNLNIIVALEPNKRSVVGSLIVFNNNSKFAKFYPFLDSGDADVGYSCIAGHFIDPLYYTLSEVFKLGLICTALMYIKSRTQGTEYPCYIVDIEGKQLNSLHDNGFQTLSKYHNFYSEVKNT; this is encoded by the coding sequence atgtccaAAATTTATCCCAATATCATCCATAGTATTGATACGTTAAGCTCTTCGGAAAATAACGGACATACAAATAGAATGTACAAAAACGAGCAAGAAATAATAGATACAGTAGGTAAGCTATTTTTGACTGGTTTTGATGGAACTGAAGTCACAAATGAAGCTAAACTACTAATTACCAAATATCGAGTAAGCTCAATGATCTTGAGCGGGAAAAACTTTATCAATGCATCCCAAACAAAAAAGCTGTTAAAGGATTTACAAACGCTAGCCTTTAATTCAGGTTACAAATACCCACTCATATTTTGCATCGATGAAGAAGGTGGAATGTTAAATTCATTATTTgacaaaaaatatcttaCACAATTCCCAGGTGCAATGGCATTAGCTTCAACCGGGTCCGAAGAAGTAGTCTATCAAGTTTATAAGAAACTTGCCATAGAATTAAAGTCAATTGGGTTTTCCATGTATCTCGGTCCTGTTTTggatgttttaaaaaacataaatcctttacaacaacaaatgaTTGGAGTCCGATCCTTTGGCTATGATCCAGCCGTTGTTACAAAATTTGGTAAAGCCGCGGCCAAAGCTTTTAAAGACACTGGCATGTTTAATTGTGGCAAACACTTTCCCGGCTATGGGTCGGCCACAGTTAATTCTAATGTAGAATTACCTATGGTATTGGAGAATACAGAACAACTactaaattttaatttggtCCCGTATAAAAATCTCATAGATGAAGATCTTTTGGATTCAGTATTGGTTGGCGGTTGTGCTGTTCCTAGGATAAATGGAAATGCTATACATGCATGTTTAAGTCCAACAattgtaaataatttagTGAGAGAAACTTTGAATTTTGAAGGTGTTATAGTAAGCGAGTGTTTATTAATGGAAGCTTTAGATAGGACATTTGGTGTTGTCCAAGGATGCATCTCTGCCTTTTCTGTGGGTTGCAATTTGGTAATGCTTTGTAGTAATTTCAAGATCCAAGAAGAAGCAATGAATGCTTTAAAATCAGTGATAGCAGATAatatattagaaaaaaaagtagtgGAGGACTCTGTTGCCAAAATAGAAAACTTGCAGAAAAAATTGCCCTCATGGTCcgaagttttaaatttgaagGATTTAAGTtctaaaactttaaaagaaGATAGGCTCTTATCCAAATTAGCCTATGAAAAGTCAATTGCTATAGTTAGAGATAATGGAATtccaataacaaattttttgaaacctGGGCTAGAAACAGAAAATAccatattactattaacCCCATTAATCACCCCACTATACGAAACGATAGACGAGAACGGTAACAGATCACATATTAACTCAAATGGAATGCATAAGGATTTACGGTATGGTGAAGACGTTTTCGTGGAACTAGGAAGGCAATTGGCCGCCTATAAAGAGGGGTACAAAGTCTTACATCAAAGTTACAATTCTAATGGTCTAACAACTTTCCATGAAGAACTCATACTAAAGTCGAAGGTGGTGTTATTCGTGTCTGCAGAGACAACAAGAAATTTGTATCAAGTAGGTGTTGCCAAACATGTCTTTATACTTTGTAACCAAACAAGGGCGAGAAACAAAGCGGCacaaatgataataattagTGTTTCTTCGCCAttagattttttatatgatattaattttggAACAACGCCTACTGGTTACATTTGCCTTTACGATTACACGAAAAATGCCTTGTCGAATTTACCACATGTTTTGTTTGGAGATTTAAAACCAACTGGCAAAATACCTGGGATTTCTATGTCAAATGGTAAGCTTGGTACTTTAGATATGCAAAGGAATAAGGATACCGAtaaaaaggggaaaaacaGTTGGCTAGTGgaaacttttaatttttcgaGAGATTGGGATAAGCTGATTACTTTgctaaaaaataataatatagtGGATTATTCGGCATCTGAtatatcattaaaaaattgggaaaattttttcaaaactgaAAACCAAGCACTGACTTGCTTCGTTATTCGGAATACAAGCTCCAATTCAATATTGGGCATTTCTGTCACATGGATCAGTACTGACTTCGAAGATATTAAGTCGTGTATTGGGAATATTTTGTTGCTTTTAGTTGATAAGAATAAAAGGGGAATTTCCATTGGAAGCCATTTATATACAAGGACAATGAAATACTTTTTTGACGAGTGCAGCTGTTTCAAAGTTTATTTATGCGGTGAGTTTCCAAAACTTTATATCAAAAACGATTTACTTTTGGAGGCCACCGAAGAGAATAGAAGCAGCTTGAACTTTTTTGGATCATTTTCCTGGGATTTTGATTTGTTCAAAAAAAGGggtaatgaaaataactCCGTTATAAGGAGGGATATTTATAGAGATATGAGGTACCTGTTGAAGTTGGATGATGTTTCAAGTTGGAAGGTATCCGAAAATTTGGTTCGCCAACTACAAGTGGTTGGTATTATGTTTGACATTTGCAAAAACCCAGAAGAAATAATTAGATGTTACAAAAACAAGCATGTATTGAAATCTGCGCCAGTGGCAGAAAATTATGAGCTATATTTGGAAATATATCAGAGTCTTTTATCCGATGACAACGAATACTTGGCCGATGGTAATTTGAACATCATTGTTGCTCTAGAACCAAATAAGAGATCTGTTGTGGGAAGCttgattgtttttaataacaattccAAATTTGCTAAATTTTATCCGTTTTTGGATTCAGGTGATGCTGATGTAGGTTATTCATGTATTGCTGGCCATTTCATAGATCCATTGTACTATACATTATCTGAAGTATTTAAGCTCGGATTAATCTGCACAGCATTAATGTATATTAAAAGCAGAACACAGGGGACAGAATATCCATGTTACATTGTTGATATTGAGGGGAAACAATTGAATAGTTTACATGATAATGGGTTTCAAACACTAAGTAAATatcataatttttattctgaagtaaaaaatacataa
- a CDS encoding conserved putative N-acetylglucosamine-6-phosphate deacetylase, which translates to MTYKKNILHFTNCFVADKGILSNRDLWVDVENGIIIDKPQITDDYIEVNLEGKIIVAGFMDIQINGCFGLDYSTVFDCVSEKEQFIQEYNNTMQKMVQYGVTSICPTVTSSFSDVYKDVLPIVGSKTRSSERTDSLGAHLEGPFISRQKKGCHPPETLDTMQAGYKSVLMRYGSNFADYTAIITAAPEVQNVIQTMKDVLDKHPNIVYSIGHTMSDFDTGVQAIESGGTMMTHLFNAMPPFTARNPGVIGLIDLPNTYKNIDTPYYGLVADGIHVHPSAIKLAYNLNPDKAILVTDAMSLIGLPDGSYIRGTSKNQEQQKIVKIGHRLLLQNTETIAGSATHLLDCVKNLMKWTGVPLEKALVTITNNPSKSLNLQASKGFLDIGCDADLVILDSNTDISMVYKLGHKVL; encoded by the coding sequence atgacgtacaaaaagaatattttaCACTTTACAAATTGTTTTGTTGCTGATAAAGGTATTTTATCTAATAGAGATTTGTGGGTAGATGTTGAAAATGGTATAATCATTGACAAACCTCAAATTACGGACGATTATATTGAAGTTAATCTAGAAGGTAAAATTATCGTAGCTGGCTTTATGGACATCCAAATCAATGGCTGCTTTGGTTTGGATTATTCCACTGTTTTCGATTGTGTGTCTGAAAAAGAACAATTTATCCaagaatataataatactatgCAAAAAATGGTACAATATGGTGTAACTAGTATTTGTCCAACAGTTACTTCAAGTTTCTCTGATGTATATAAAGATGTTTTACCCATAGTTGGTTCTAAAACCAGATCATCAGAAAGAACTGATTCATTAGGTGCCCATTTAGAAGGCCCTTTTATTTCCAGGCAAAAAAAGGGGTGCCATCCACCAGAAACCTTGGATACAATGCAAGCAGGGTATAAATCTGTTTTGATGAGGTACGGCAGTAATTTTGCTGATTATACAGCCATTATAACGGCTGCTCCTGAAGTACAGAATGTTATTCAAACCATGAAAGATGTATTGGACAAACATCCTAACATTGTCTATTCTATTGGCCATACAATGAGTGATTTTGATACTGGTGTTCAAGCAATTGAAAGCGGAGGCACCATGATGACACATTTGTTTAATGCAATGCCACCATTTACAGCAAGAAACCCTGGAGTAATTGGGCTTATTGACTTGCCCAAcacttataaaaatatagacACCCCTTATTATGGTTTGGTGGCAGATGGTATCCATGTGCATCCTAGCGCTATCAAATTGGCttataatttaaatccTGATAAAGCCATATTAGTTACTGATGCAATGTCATTGATTGGTTTGCCAGATGGTTCGTATATAAGGGGAACTAGTAAAAACcaagaacaacaaaaaattgtgAAAATAGGACATaggttattattacaaaacACAGAGACAATTGCAGGAAGTGCCACTCATTTATTGGATTGTGTAAAAAACCTAATGAAATGGACTGGTGTGCCTTTGGAAAAGGCTTTGGTAACTATAACCAATAACCCATCTAAGTCGTTAAACTTGCAAGCTTCCAAGGGGTTTTTGGACATTGGTTGCGATGCAGATTTGGTCATTTTGGACTCCAATACGGATATTTCTATGGTTTATAAGCTAGGCCACAAAGTGttgtaa
- a CDS encoding uncharacterized protein (similar to Saccharomyces cerevisiae YBR298C | MAL31 | MALtose fermentation) — protein MSNLVGKDSDSALKIAEKVVGKDTESIVLENNEIEIENVFSQSKQYVEQEKEISVLTAIRKYPREILWSSVFTLGVVMAGYDGQIIASFYSLPAFQKKFGVLGSDGTYPVQSSVQIALGMGSPIGQVIGCLFGAYPMEWFGRKWTYAATLICCIGFVFWQFFAPNIGVLIAGEIIGGLFWGVVVLIGPTYASEISQIKLRGVLTTLTNMGFVIGQFVANGVADGFATNTSKWAYKVPFAIQFIWPVLILVILPFAPESPYWLVRKGKMDAAKKSVRKICGPKASEEIVENRLMVIVNTTSLEDELEKSSSYWDLFKGSNLRRTEVATVVYSIQVFCGVPFAVNYSTYFFSIATDIKTSVSFDLALGSAAIGFAATCSAWVFLSYFGRRFIYNVCMVLLTTVLFVIGFLDCPKSYTSHESLAYAQASLMLVWNFIYQMSAGATAFTIISENSAMNVRSKTIAFATAVQALFFIVATVVVPYMLNPDNGNLRGKTGFVFGAFCFVCTVWSFFRLPETSGRSYEELDIMYHRGIPAREFKNYDCYAEINNTTIFVNDKDENSLTEL, from the coding sequence ATGTCAAATCTAGTAGGTAAGGATTCGGATTCAGCACTGAAAATTGCAGAAAAAGTAGTGGGAAAGGATACTGAAAGTATTGTGCTCGAAAATAACGaaatagaaatagaaaatgtATTTTCACAATCAAAGCAATATGTtgaacaagaaaaagagattTCTGTTTTAACAGCTATTAGAAAATATCCTCGTGAAATTTTATGGTCATCTGTTTTTACCCTAGGTGTTGTTATGGCTGGTTATGATGGACAAATTATTGCTTCATTTTATAGTTTACCagcttttcaaaaaaagtttgGTGTTTTAGGTTCAGATGGCACGTACCCGGTTCAATCATCTGTACAAATAGCTTTAGGTATGGGTAGTCCCATAGGGCAAGTTATCGGGTGTCTATTTGGCGCTTATCCCATGGAATGGTTTGGTAGAAAATGGACATATGCTGCTACTTTAATTTGTTGTATTGGGTTTGTATTTTGGCAATTCTTTGCACCAAATATAGGTGTTTTAATTGCAGGTGAAATTATCGGAGGTCTTTTCTGgggtgttgttgttttgatTGGTCCAACTTATGCTTCAGAAATTTCTCAAATCAAATTACGTGGTGTTTTAACCACTTTAACCAATATGGGATTTGTTATTGGTCAATTTGTTGCTAATGGTGTTGCTGATGGGTTTGCCACAAACACTAGCAAGTGGGCCTACAAGGTGCCCTTTGctattcaatttatttggCCAGTTCTGATCTTAGTTATTCTACCCTTTGCTCCAGAATCGCCATACTGGTTGGTTCGTAAGGGTAAAATGGATGCTGCCAAAAAATCCGTTAGGAAAATATGTGGTCCAAAGGCTAGCGAGGAAATTGTTGAAAACAGATTGATGGTTATTGTTAATACTACTTCCTTGGAAGAcgaattagaaaaaagCAGTTCGTACTGGGATTTGTTCAAGGGTAGTAATTTAAGGAGAACAGAAGTTGCAACTGTAGTATACAGTATACAAGTTTTCTGTGGTGTTCCATTTGCTGTCAATTACTCCacctattttttttccattgcCACTGACATTAAAACATCTGTTTCCTTTGATTTGGCTTTGGGCTCTGCTGCTATCGGATTTGCAGCCACCTGTTCTGCATGGGTGTTCTTGTCTTATTTTGGTAGAAGGTTTATCTACAATGTTTGCATGGTGCTATTAACTACAGTCTTGTTTGTTATTGGATTTTTAGATTGTCCAAAAAGTTACACTAGTCATGAGTCCTTAGCATATGCACAAGCTTCTTTGATGTTGGTTTGGAACTTTATTTATCAAATGTCTGCAGGAGCTACCGCTTTTACTATTATCTCTGAAAATAGTGCTATGAATGTTCGTTCTAAAACTATTGCTTTTGCTACAGCAGTCCAAGCTTTATTCTTCATTGTGGCTACAGTTGTAGTTCCATATATGTTGAATCCTGATAATGGTAACTTAAGAGGTAAAACAGGCTTTGTTTTCGGGGCTTTTTGTTTCGTTTGTACAGTTTGGTCCTTTTTCAGATTACCTGAGACTTCTGGTAGATCATACGAAGAATTAGATATCATGTATCATAGAGGTATACCAGCTAGAgaattcaaaaattatgATTGTTATGCAGAAATTAATAACACCACTATTTTTGTCAACGACAAAGATGAAAACTCATTAACAGAGTTATAA